The Methanoregula boonei 6A8 genome has a window encoding:
- a CDS encoding EVE domain-containing protein, translating to MSNVWIFQSNPKYYDLIRDLGELTRMESGWPIRQQKNKIEKGDLALLWVSGENRGIYATADIISKPKMEKVDFTDSWVNPKRSADGKTEELMVELGPMTILKPPLLESELKQIRELFSLSIMRQHNGTNFPVTESEWDILSKEIEKRTLTKYEEIFTCPEYFTEGKEREIIQTIYERNSKLREMAIKMHGTTCSVCGFNFAKKYGILSEGYIEIHHLVPHSEHKIKGESEINPETDLIPLCSNCHRIIHKPEKMLSIEELKKIVKS from the coding sequence ATGTCGAATGTCTGGATTTTTCAATCGAATCCTAAATACTATGATCTCATTCGTGATTTAGGTGAACTGACAAGGATGGAATCTGGCTGGCCTATAAGACAGCAGAAAAATAAAATCGAGAAAGGAGATTTGGCTTTATTGTGGGTATCTGGTGAGAATCGAGGAATTTACGCGACTGCGGATATTATTTCTAAACCTAAAATGGAAAAAGTTGACTTCACAGATTCTTGGGTTAATCCTAAAAGATCCGCAGATGGAAAAACTGAGGAATTAATGGTCGAATTAGGACCTATGACGATTTTAAAGCCGCCATTGCTTGAATCGGAACTTAAACAAATTCGTGAATTGTTTTCACTCTCTATTATGCGACAACATAATGGAACAAATTTCCCCGTTACAGAATCCGAATGGGATATACTTTCCAAAGAGATTGAAAAAAGAACTTTAACAAAATATGAGGAAATATTCACTTGTCCGGAATATTTTACCGAAGGAAAAGAGAGAGAAATAATCCAAACAATTTATGAAAGAAATTCAAAACTAAGAGAGATGGCCATAAAAATGCACGGAACTACGTGTTCAGTGTGTGGTTTTAATTTCGCTAAAAAATATGGGATATTAAGTGAGGGTTACATCGAAATTCATCACCTTGTTCCTCATTCAGAGCATAAAATTAAAGGAGAATCTGAAATCAATCCTGAAACAGACCTTATCCCACTTTGCTCAAATTGTCATCGGATAATACATAAACCTGAAAAAATGTTAAGCATCGAAGAGTTGAAAAAAATTGTAAAATCTTAA